The following are encoded together in the Candidatus Eremiobacterota bacterium genome:
- a CDS encoding ABC transporter ATP-binding protein: METDSSLLLMKGITKRFPGIVANDDVTFELRAGEIHALLGENGAGKSTLMSILSGLYFPDKGEILMAGKPVSFRSPGESLRHGIAMIYQHFMLVESHTVCENIILGRRETGIHLPMARLEGKIEELSLKYRLAVSPRSLIWQLSVGEQQRVEILKALYRDAKILVMDEPTAVLTPQETRELFTTLRLLAGQGHAIVFISHKLEEVMALSSRVTVMKAGRVEGTVNTAETTAEGLARMMVGRDVKLSRFPSEPPGLSEALVVKDLHVRNERGLPALRGVSFTIQKGEIVGIAGVAGNGQKELSEALNGLRPIEKGTITLLGKEVARRSPREHYREGMAFIPADRLAMGLVPTLPVDDNFALREYDRPPFSRGPFIDSGEIGKAAKRAVAEYGIKVPKEHYPVKLMSGGNLQKLLFSRELHGGPKVLVAVHPTRGLDIGAVEFVHEKLRGERQAGTAILLISEDLEELLLLSDRIAVIYEGKITGIVEAGTASIEELGLMMSGSLRREPGD; this comes from the coding sequence ATGGAAACAGACAGCTCTCTTCTTCTCATGAAAGGCATCACAAAGCGATTTCCCGGCATTGTAGCCAATGATGACGTCACCTTTGAGCTGAGAGCAGGCGAGATCCATGCCCTGCTGGGCGAAAACGGCGCGGGGAAGAGCACCTTGATGAGCATCCTTTCGGGGCTTTACTTCCCCGACAAGGGAGAGATCCTCATGGCGGGAAAGCCCGTGAGCTTCCGCTCTCCCGGCGAGAGCCTCCGCCACGGCATTGCAATGATATACCAGCACTTCATGCTCGTGGAGTCCCACACGGTCTGCGAAAATATCATACTTGGAAGGCGTGAGACGGGGATTCATCTCCCGATGGCCCGGCTTGAAGGGAAGATCGAGGAGCTTTCCCTGAAGTACCGTCTTGCCGTGAGCCCCCGGTCGTTGATCTGGCAGCTTTCCGTGGGCGAGCAGCAGCGGGTGGAGATTCTGAAGGCCCTTTACCGTGATGCAAAGATCCTCGTCATGGACGAGCCTACGGCAGTCCTCACGCCCCAGGAGACCCGGGAGCTCTTCACCACCCTCAGGCTTCTCGCCGGGCAGGGCCATGCCATAGTGTTCATCTCCCACAAGCTCGAGGAGGTGATGGCTCTCTCTTCACGCGTCACGGTAATGAAAGCGGGGAGGGTCGAAGGGACGGTGAACACGGCGGAGACGACCGCCGAGGGCCTTGCCCGGATGATGGTGGGGCGCGATGTGAAGCTCAGCCGCTTTCCCTCGGAGCCGCCCGGCCTTTCTGAAGCCCTCGTGGTGAAAGATCTCCATGTAAGGAACGAGCGGGGTCTTCCTGCCCTCAGGGGGGTGAGCTTCACCATCCAGAAGGGGGAGATCGTGGGCATCGCCGGTGTGGCGGGAAACGGGCAGAAAGAGCTCTCCGAGGCGCTCAACGGCCTCAGGCCCATTGAAAAAGGCACCATCACCCTTTTGGGCAAGGAGGTCGCCCGCAGGAGCCCCAGGGAGCACTACCGCGAAGGCATGGCCTTTATCCCGGCCGACAGGCTTGCCATGGGCCTTGTGCCCACTCTCCCCGTGGACGATAACTTCGCGCTGAGGGAATATGACAGGCCTCCCTTTTCCAGGGGACCTTTCATTGACAGCGGGGAAATCGGGAAGGCGGCGAAAAGAGCCGTGGCCGAGTACGGGATAAAGGTCCCGAAAGAGCATTACCCTGTGAAGCTCATGTCGGGCGGGAACCTCCAGAAGCTCCTCTTCTCCAGGGAGCTTCACGGCGGCCCGAAAGTTCTCGTGGCGGTCCATCCCACGCGTGGACTTGACATCGGCGCAGTGGAGTTTGTCCATGAGAAGCTCCGCGGGGAGCGCCAGGCCGGGACGGCAATACTGCTCATCTCTGAGGATCTGGAGGAGCTTCTTCTGCTTTCCGACAGGATAGCCGTCATCTATGAGGGAAAGATTACGGGAATTGTAGAGGCCGGGACCGCCAGCATCGAAGAGCTGGGCCTCATGATGAGCGGGTCTCTCAGGAGGGAGCCCGGCGACTAG
- a CDS encoding NAD-binding protein, translated as MIIDKEASFTLEDHLVILAWDERLVKVLSHIESRQKLCGLPAINLVISAGANSIPWEKLPGEKVYRLIGDPTDEGLLRAADIEKARNVILLANEKERSVADARSILIILAIKSISKNIHVCVEVVDTDNIASMKLARADHIISIPNLREKLLAQAAVTHYVSHVYKELFDLSTSQSLFAIAVNGDLVGKTVSEASALLYKKEMLLIALSDRKTEKPRINPPRSYCLAREDQILVLANQHTFDFARLCTLM; from the coding sequence GTGATCATTGACAAGGAAGCCTCTTTCACCCTCGAGGATCATCTGGTGATACTGGCATGGGACGAGAGGCTGGTGAAGGTCCTCTCCCATATCGAGAGCCGCCAGAAGCTCTGCGGTCTTCCCGCAATAAACCTTGTGATCTCCGCAGGGGCCAACAGCATCCCATGGGAGAAGCTGCCGGGAGAGAAAGTATACCGGCTCATCGGCGATCCCACCGATGAAGGGCTGCTTCGGGCCGCCGATATAGAGAAGGCCAGGAATGTGATCCTCCTCGCCAATGAAAAGGAGCGCTCCGTAGCCGATGCCCGGTCAATTCTCATTATCCTGGCCATCAAGAGCATCTCAAAGAATATCCATGTCTGCGTCGAGGTGGTGGACACCGACAATATCGCGAGCATGAAGCTGGCCCGGGCCGACCATATCATCTCAATTCCCAACCTTAGGGAGAAGCTCCTGGCGCAGGCTGCCGTCACCCATTATGTATCCCATGTGTACAAGGAGCTCTTTGACCTCTCCACCTCCCAGAGTCTTTTTGCGATAGCCGTAAACGGCGATCTCGTGGGGAAGACCGTGAGCGAGGCCTCAGCCCTGCTCTATAAAAAGGAAATGCTGCTGATAGCCCTCAGCGACCGGAAGACGGAGAAGCCGCGCATCAACCCCCCCCGGTCGTACTGCCTTGCCAGGGAGGATCAGATCCTGGTCCTCGCCAACCAGCATACCTTTGATTTTGCGCGCCTCTGCACGCTGATGTAA
- a CDS encoding bifunctional 3-deoxy-7-phosphoheptulonate synthase/chorismate mutase, whose protein sequence is MDDMHKIRQEIDELNFEILRLLNERAARVEKIGMIKREKGLKTYDPARESDMLARLLAENKGPFPSSAVKKLFKEIFSASRDLMEEEWRETLVVSRKHKSEDTLVALGDQVVIGGERPVIIAGPCSVESFEQMERICEGLIPLGIKVIRGGAYKPRTSPYSFQGLGADGLAIFAEIKKKYGLKVVTEVLDCRDIEAVSEVADVLQIGARNMYNYELLKEVGRQKKPVLLKRSFSATIEELILAAEYVMSRGNSSIILCERGIRTFERWTRNTLDISAIPLLARESHLPVIVDVSHATGRRDILLPVAKAALAAGAKGIMVEVHYNPDVALSDNEQQLDLEQFSTFFEGLGVKR, encoded by the coding sequence ATGGACGATATGCACAAGATACGGCAAGAGATTGACGAGCTTAACTTTGAGATCCTCAGGCTCCTCAATGAGCGGGCGGCCCGTGTCGAAAAAATAGGCATGATTAAGAGGGAAAAGGGACTCAAGACCTATGATCCCGCCAGGGAGTCGGACATGCTCGCGAGGCTTCTCGCAGAAAACAAGGGGCCTTTCCCCTCGAGCGCCGTGAAGAAGCTTTTCAAGGAGATTTTCAGCGCCTCACGGGACCTCATGGAGGAGGAATGGCGCGAGACCCTCGTGGTGAGCAGGAAGCACAAGTCCGAGGACACCCTTGTGGCCCTGGGAGACCAGGTCGTCATCGGGGGAGAAAGGCCTGTAATAATCGCCGGGCCCTGTTCCGTCGAGAGCTTCGAGCAGATGGAGCGCATCTGCGAGGGCCTCATACCTCTCGGCATCAAGGTGATCCGCGGCGGCGCCTACAAACCCCGCACCTCGCCTTACAGCTTCCAGGGTCTCGGAGCTGACGGGCTCGCCATCTTTGCGGAGATAAAGAAAAAGTACGGCCTCAAGGTGGTGACCGAGGTCCTTGATTGCAGGGATATAGAGGCAGTGAGCGAAGTGGCCGATGTGCTGCAGATCGGCGCGAGAAACATGTATAATTACGAGCTGCTCAAGGAGGTGGGCCGCCAGAAGAAGCCCGTGCTGCTTAAGCGGAGCTTCTCCGCGACTATCGAGGAGCTCATCCTTGCGGCAGAATACGTGATGAGCCGTGGAAACAGCAGCATCATCCTCTGTGAGCGGGGCATAAGGACCTTTGAGAGATGGACCAGGAACACCCTTGACATATCGGCCATCCCCCTTCTTGCCAGGGAGTCCCATCTGCCCGTCATCGTTGACGTGAGCCATGCCACAGGGAGAAGGGACATTCTCCTTCCCGTGGCAAAGGCGGCGCTGGCGGCAGGTGCCAAGGGCATCATGGTGGAAGTGCATTACAACCCTGACGTGGCCCTTTCAGACAACGAGCAGCAGCTCGACCTGGAACAGTTCAGCACCTTTTTTGAAGGACTGGGGGTGAAGCGATGA
- a CDS encoding PHB depolymerase family esterase — translation MKKTWCGAFFAVMVISLGLACAHASEEKRSPYRKESMEWKGLTRTYILYLPVREFEKHPPLVIALHGGGGTAQKMAGFTVKGFQKMADRDEFLLCYPDGVEGHWNDGRGISEYRAHKGNIDDVGFLTALIDSLVKNYGVDPARVYVTGASNGALMAYRLACEATGKIAAIAPVICPMGEAVYKGPKPAMPISVMIINGTDDPLAPYKGGDIHLGKKTLGKAVSTKETVEYFVKLNGCEKAPRTESLPDADPGDGCTATVETYGSGREGTEVILYTIKNGGHTWPGGTQYLPEKVVGKVCRDFDGASVIWEFFKRHHR, via the coding sequence ATGAAGAAAACCTGGTGTGGAGCCTTCTTCGCCGTGATGGTCATATCTCTTGGCCTGGCTTGCGCTCACGCCTCGGAAGAGAAAAGAAGCCCCTACAGGAAAGAATCCATGGAGTGGAAGGGTCTCACGCGAACTTATATTCTCTATCTTCCCGTGAGGGAGTTTGAAAAGCACCCTCCCCTCGTGATAGCTCTTCACGGCGGCGGCGGCACGGCCCAGAAGATGGCGGGCTTCACGGTGAAGGGCTTTCAGAAGATGGCCGACAGGGATGAGTTCCTGCTGTGCTATCCTGACGGCGTGGAGGGCCACTGGAATGACGGCCGGGGAATCAGTGAGTACCGCGCCCACAAGGGAAACATTGATGACGTAGGCTTTCTTACGGCGCTCATTGATTCCCTGGTCAAGAATTACGGCGTAGATCCTGCAAGGGTCTATGTGACAGGTGCTTCAAACGGCGCCCTGATGGCGTACCGGCTTGCCTGCGAGGCCACGGGCAAGATCGCTGCCATTGCCCCCGTTATCTGCCCCATGGGGGAGGCCGTTTACAAGGGGCCCAAGCCTGCGATGCCCATCTCGGTGATGATAATCAACGGCACCGACGATCCCCTGGCGCCTTACAAGGGCGGTGATATTCACCTGGGAAAGAAGACTCTGGGAAAGGCTGTCTCCACCAAGGAGACCGTCGAGTACTTCGTGAAGCTCAACGGGTGCGAGAAGGCTCCCAGAACGGAATCATTACCTGATGCTGATCCCGGGGACGGCTGCACCGCCACTGTCGAGACCTATGGCAGCGGCAGGGAGGGCACCGAGGTGATCCTCTATACCATAAAGAACGGCGGCCACACGTGGCCCGGCGGCACCCAGTACCTTCCCGAGAAGGTCGTGGGCAAGGTCTGCAGGGACTTTGACGGCGCCTCGGTGATATGGGAGTTCTTCAAGAGGCACCACCGCTGA
- a CDS encoding Glu/Leu/Phe/Val dehydrogenase dimerization domain-containing protein: protein MTIFQMMGSHGCEYVTACCDEATKLRAFIAISNTSMGPALAGLRMWNYGSEEEALLDALRLARDMALRTAVSGCDLSGGSIVIWGNHKVHKSEALLRALGRFIESLEGRLIATTELGTSCEDLECVCRETEYAVNLPLIGSMSGEEGLATAWGVYYGIMACVKEIFKLTTLKDLKVGVQGAGRVGRNLIELIKKREPGVQLSISDIDYDRMKIIQDCHPDIKIVSPEEILQKEYDIFIPCALGGIITPEVASALRCRMIAGAATCVLSDASAADVLHGKGILFAPDFVINAGGVLQAEDEITGRGAMQGEESYRKIARNLVGIVSQAREEDSSPYRVALRLARERIENISRVSHILAVR from the coding sequence ATGACAATCTTTCAGATGATGGGAAGCCATGGCTGTGAATATGTGACGGCCTGCTGTGACGAGGCGACGAAGCTCCGGGCTTTTATCGCCATCAGCAACACCTCGATGGGGCCGGCGCTTGCAGGCCTGAGGATGTGGAACTACGGGAGCGAGGAGGAGGCTCTTCTCGATGCCCTGAGGCTTGCCCGCGACATGGCCCTGAGGACTGCGGTCTCCGGCTGCGACCTCTCAGGGGGGAGCATTGTCATATGGGGCAATCACAAGGTCCACAAGAGCGAGGCGCTGCTTCGGGCCCTGGGCAGATTTATTGAAAGCCTTGAGGGAAGGCTCATCGCTACCACGGAGCTTGGTACCTCTTGCGAGGACCTTGAGTGTGTGTGCCGCGAGACTGAGTATGCCGTAAACCTGCCCCTTATCGGCTCCATGAGCGGCGAGGAAGGCCTGGCTACGGCCTGGGGGGTCTACTACGGCATCATGGCCTGCGTGAAAGAGATCTTCAAGCTCACGACGCTGAAGGACCTCAAGGTGGGCGTCCAGGGCGCCGGGCGCGTGGGAAGGAACCTCATCGAGCTCATCAAGAAAAGGGAGCCGGGCGTGCAGCTCTCCATAAGCGACATAGATTATGACAGGATGAAGATCATCCAGGACTGCCATCCTGACATAAAGATCGTGTCGCCCGAGGAGATACTGCAGAAGGAATACGACATCTTCATCCCCTGCGCCCTTGGCGGGATCATTACGCCCGAGGTGGCATCTGCCCTCAGGTGCAGGATGATCGCCGGGGCGGCGACATGCGTGCTCTCCGATGCTTCAGCCGCTGATGTGCTTCACGGGAAAGGCATCCTCTTCGCCCCCGATTTCGTCATCAACGCGGGGGGCGTGCTGCAGGCCGAGGACGAGATTACAGGGCGCGGCGCCATGCAGGGCGAGGAATCATACAGGAAAATCGCCAGGAACCTTGTGGGCATTGTCTCCCAGGCCCGCGAGGAGGACTCGAGCCCCTACCGGGTGGCTTTGAGGCTTGCCAGGGAGAGGATTGAGAATATCTCGCGGGTGAGTCACATCCTTGCCGTCAGGTAG
- a CDS encoding ABC transporter substrate-binding protein, translated as MLEELERALKEAGFRFRTGDENIELHYRNCDEKEANCRAIMADFLEMKVDLIYSLGSPVISTVKKMLVGTEVPVVCAEVFDPVVMGLLRDYEGTHGNVTGTYYRVSLAEQLDKGLIPLVDTVKRLGVIYNTGELHSEIQLDEAKKLASERGFELFPFDVQNPGDLHRALEFFQDQEIDALFLPADTMTPQVAKKDIKALAEKFPALCALRSAVQKGGLVSYCANWRNLCQVSAKSAVRILNGESPDKIPFVGPQEHQLIVNLETARALGLSVGEETRKKAAELIEKS; from the coding sequence GTGCTGGAAGAGCTTGAGAGGGCTCTCAAGGAGGCGGGGTTCAGATTCAGGACAGGCGATGAGAACATTGAGCTTCACTACCGCAACTGTGACGAGAAGGAAGCCAACTGCCGCGCCATCATGGCAGATTTTCTGGAGATGAAGGTTGATCTTATCTATTCCCTGGGCTCGCCGGTAATCAGCACCGTGAAAAAGATGCTCGTGGGGACCGAGGTGCCCGTGGTCTGCGCCGAGGTATTCGACCCCGTGGTGATGGGGCTTCTCCGCGATTACGAGGGCACCCACGGCAACGTGACGGGCACCTATTACCGCGTAAGCCTTGCCGAGCAGCTTGACAAGGGCCTCATTCCCCTCGTGGATACCGTGAAGCGCCTCGGCGTCATCTACAACACGGGGGAGCTCCACTCGGAGATACAGCTTGACGAGGCGAAGAAGCTGGCCTCTGAGAGAGGCTTTGAGCTTTTCCCCTTTGACGTGCAGAACCCCGGCGATCTCCACAGGGCCCTCGAGTTCTTCCAGGATCAGGAGATAGATGCCCTGTTCCTCCCTGCCGACACCATGACGCCCCAGGTGGCGAAAAAAGATATCAAGGCTCTGGCGGAAAAATTTCCGGCCCTCTGCGCGCTCCGCTCAGCGGTGCAGAAGGGCGGCCTTGTCTCTTACTGCGCCAACTGGAGAAACCTCTGCCAGGTGAGCGCAAAGAGCGCCGTGAGGATTCTCAACGGCGAGTCTCCTGACAAGATACCCTTCGTGGGCCCCCAGGAGCACCAGCTTATCGTCAACCTCGAGACGGCCAGGGCCCTGGGGCTCTCCGTCGGTGAAGAGACAAGGAAGAAAGCCGCTGAGCTCATAGAAAAGTCATAG
- a CDS encoding NAD-binding protein — MNSRNDSIAERWRLLWEKYHRSYFIFSLTVLTVALTVVLFSLKGSIILEDAVAVLWMMLFFFYSDKLLFLVMTRVRREKILQRLRYMLNESPLFIWSIISLILFSLVLIIIEAVCRLSTPMASFFRAIDDAVLVILLLEYYLRYLSAGDDKIKFITSSESLIDLLALFPLLRAFRLMRFIRLLRFLRIAKFRKYLQTLAESTKYLAALWSENVFNFMIIVILSIVFLFFGTITIFHLEHHREPFRHFHDALWWSISLLFAGQPLDITTPGSRIIGVILMLSGVVITSILTGTVAATLSERLQSVKSGNINYSFRDHVVICGWRDQAADLIGYLHSHMGKRKRHILVIDDSIEALPLLGRDVFFVRGSPLNESVLLRANVPYAAAVIVLSGTTQGLYADERAILATLAVESISRTRMGRDIHTCSELFNAANMRNLERAYVNEIILIDDEADDILAQSAIIPDLVDVMNELLTNEKGENNLYKIMSYSFVGKHFGEIYLELSDKNIIPLAVLSEEVKTDREGVPLVDELGIMEFTCRTTVNPPGSYVITPHDRIFVIARPEDIRGWEVMRE; from the coding sequence ATGAACAGCCGGAACGACAGCATTGCCGAACGATGGCGCCTGCTCTGGGAGAAATACCACCGCTCCTATTTCATCTTTTCACTCACCGTGCTCACCGTGGCGCTCACCGTCGTCCTCTTTTCATTGAAAGGCTCCATTATCCTCGAGGATGCCGTGGCAGTGCTCTGGATGATGCTCTTTTTCTTCTATTCCGACAAGCTCCTTTTTCTGGTGATGACCCGGGTGAGGCGTGAGAAGATCTTGCAGCGCCTGAGGTATATGCTTAACGAAAGCCCCCTGTTCATATGGAGCATCATCTCCCTGATCCTCTTTTCCCTCGTGCTCATAATCATAGAGGCGGTCTGCAGGCTGAGCACTCCCATGGCTTCTTTCTTCAGGGCCATCGATGACGCGGTCCTGGTCATCTTGCTGCTGGAATACTACCTTCGCTATCTTTCAGCAGGTGATGACAAGATAAAATTCATCACAAGCTCCGAGTCCCTCATTGACCTGCTGGCCCTTTTCCCGCTCCTCAGGGCCTTCAGGCTCATGCGTTTCATAAGGCTTCTGCGGTTTCTGCGCATCGCCAAATTCAGGAAGTACCTGCAGACCCTGGCCGAAAGCACCAAATATCTCGCCGCGCTCTGGTCCGAGAATGTCTTCAACTTCATGATCATCGTGATACTGAGCATCGTTTTTCTTTTCTTCGGCACCATCACCATATTTCACCTCGAGCATCACCGTGAGCCCTTCAGGCACTTCCATGACGCCCTCTGGTGGAGCATTTCCCTCCTTTTTGCCGGACAGCCCCTTGACATCACCACTCCGGGGAGCCGCATCATCGGCGTCATCCTGATGCTGAGCGGCGTCGTCATCACCTCGATACTCACCGGCACAGTGGCCGCCACTCTCAGCGAGCGGCTCCAGTCGGTGAAGAGCGGGAATATAAATTATTCATTCAGAGACCATGTGGTGATCTGCGGCTGGCGCGACCAGGCCGCTGACCTTATAGGGTACCTGCACTCCCATATGGGAAAGAGGAAAAGGCACATCCTAGTGATTGACGATAGTATCGAAGCGCTCCCCCTCCTCGGCCGCGATGTCTTTTTCGTGAGGGGGAGCCCTCTCAATGAATCGGTGCTGCTGCGGGCAAATGTCCCCTACGCGGCCGCCGTCATCGTGCTCTCGGGCACTACGCAAGGCCTCTACGCCGACGAGAGGGCAATCCTGGCCACCCTTGCCGTAGAGTCCATCTCGCGCACCAGGATGGGCCGCGATATCCACACGTGCTCCGAGCTCTTCAACGCGGCAAACATGAGAAATCTTGAGCGGGCCTACGTCAACGAGATTATTCTCATCGATGACGAGGCCGATGACATCCTCGCTCAGTCGGCCATTATCCCCGATCTCGTGGACGTGATGAACGAGCTTCTCACCAATGAAAAGGGGGAGAACAACCTCTACAAGATCATGTCCTATAGTTTTGTGGGAAAGCACTTCGGGGAGATCTACCTGGAGCTTTCCGACAAAAACATCATTCCCCTCGCGGTCCTCAGTGAAGAAGTGAAGACCGACCGCGAGGGGGTCCCCCTTGTGGATGAGCTGGGCATCATGGAGTTCACATGCAGGACCACGGTGAATCCCCCGGGAAGCTATGTCATCACGCCCCATGACAGGATTTTCGTCATCGCCAGGCCTGAAGATATCAGAGGATGGGAGGTGATGAGGGAGTGA
- a CDS encoding ABC transporter permease gives MDLHTTLLVAILAAAVRAGTPILLATLGEIIAERAGMLNLGLEGMMLVGALSGFATYQRAAAICGIPVACEPSGKLLIVALLAAMAAAALLALVHGLVTITCRANQVVSGLAVTIFGAGITGFAGDAFVGLPAKGFPVVPVPLLSKIPVLGPAFFQHNVLVYFSYLLVPLVWFFLFRTRWGLELRSAGESPRTADVMGINVTAVRFAALLVGGLFAGLAGASISLAYTPGWTEMMTGGRGWIAVAIVIFSGWNPLRAAAGAYLFGGISGIQMRIQAAGTHIPANVLMMFPYLFTILVLVIASSGPLKRFSQAPKGLGLPYIREERE, from the coding sequence ATGGACTTGCACACCACCCTTCTTGTGGCCATACTTGCGGCGGCGGTACGGGCAGGCACGCCCATACTGCTCGCGACCCTCGGCGAGATCATAGCGGAGCGCGCCGGCATGCTCAACCTCGGGCTGGAAGGCATGATGCTCGTGGGGGCCCTGTCAGGTTTTGCCACTTACCAGCGCGCCGCCGCTATATGCGGTATCCCGGTGGCATGCGAGCCCAGCGGGAAACTTCTCATTGTGGCTCTTCTCGCGGCGATGGCAGCCGCGGCTCTGCTGGCCCTGGTCCATGGGCTGGTGACCATCACGTGCCGTGCCAACCAGGTGGTGAGCGGCCTCGCCGTCACCATTTTCGGCGCCGGCATCACGGGCTTTGCAGGAGATGCATTCGTGGGCCTTCCTGCAAAAGGATTTCCCGTCGTGCCTGTTCCGCTCCTCTCAAAAATCCCCGTCCTGGGGCCTGCCTTTTTCCAGCACAATGTGCTGGTCTACTTCTCATATCTGCTTGTGCCCCTTGTGTGGTTTTTTCTTTTCAGGACACGGTGGGGCCTGGAGCTCCGCTCCGCAGGCGAGAGCCCAAGGACCGCCGACGTGATGGGCATTAACGTGACGGCGGTGAGATTCGCCGCACTCCTGGTGGGAGGGCTCTTCGCGGGGCTTGCCGGCGCCTCCATCTCCCTGGCCTACACGCCGGGCTGGACGGAGATGATGACGGGGGGAAGGGGCTGGATTGCCGTGGCAATCGTCATCTTTTCAGGGTGGAATCCCCTGAGGGCGGCGGCGGGCGCCTACCTCTTCGGAGGCATCAGCGGCATCCAGATGAGGATCCAGGCGGCGGGCACCCATATCCCCGCCAACGTGCTGATGATGTTCCCCTACCTGTTCACCATTCTTGTCCTTGTCATCGCCTCGTCAGGCCCCCTCAAAAGGTTCTCACAGGCCCCGAAGGGACTGGGTCTCCCCTATATAAGAGAGGAAAGAGAATAG
- a CDS encoding ABC transporter permease, translating into MTIRLVKRENPEWWMPAAVFLVSLLAALLIAGVLMAFMGVSPLRAYKEMIIGAFGTPYGLSETLVKAIPLMMMGLGVGLAFRMVLWNIGAEGQYCLGAICAAGLALAFPALPAMVMIPLMIAMGFLGGALWGLVPGALRAYLGTSEIVTSLMLNYVGIYFLEYLVYGPWKDPRGYQFPMTAILPETTFLPQFGITRVHAGIVIALFMVALFWVIMKKTKWGYEVRVTGENPGAARYCGIKVERNILLVMLVSGGLAGLAGMCELSGVQHRLQHGFALGYGYTAIIIAWLARLNPLSIILVSVLFAGLMTSGDLLQMNLGAGAGLEGVIQGIILFFILAGGLFCEYRIVTGKE; encoded by the coding sequence ATGACCATAAGGCTTGTGAAAAGGGAGAACCCGGAGTGGTGGATGCCTGCAGCGGTATTTCTCGTTTCTCTTCTCGCTGCCCTCCTCATTGCGGGAGTACTTATGGCTTTCATGGGAGTCTCTCCCCTCAGGGCATACAAGGAGATGATAATCGGCGCCTTCGGCACCCCATACGGCCTCTCAGAAACGCTTGTGAAGGCTATTCCCCTTATGATGATGGGCCTTGGAGTGGGCCTGGCTTTTCGCATGGTGCTCTGGAACATCGGCGCCGAGGGGCAGTACTGCCTGGGGGCCATCTGTGCCGCAGGGCTCGCTCTTGCTTTTCCTGCGCTCCCCGCAATGGTGATGATCCCTCTCATGATAGCCATGGGCTTCCTGGGAGGAGCCCTGTGGGGCCTTGTACCCGGCGCCCTGAGGGCCTACCTGGGCACCAGCGAGATCGTGACGTCGCTCATGCTTAATTACGTGGGGATTTATTTCCTGGAATACCTTGTTTACGGCCCCTGGAAAGATCCCAGGGGCTACCAGTTTCCCATGACCGCCATCCTGCCCGAGACGACCTTTCTTCCCCAGTTCGGCATCACCCGCGTTCATGCCGGTATTGTGATTGCCCTGTTCATGGTGGCGCTCTTCTGGGTGATCATGAAAAAGACAAAGTGGGGCTACGAGGTGAGGGTTACCGGCGAGAATCCGGGAGCGGCCCGGTACTGCGGAATCAAGGTGGAGCGGAATATCCTCCTTGTGATGCTGGTGAGCGGCGGCCTCGCGGGGCTTGCAGGTATGTGCGAGCTCTCAGGGGTGCAGCACCGCCTCCAGCATGGCTTTGCGCTCGGTTACGGCTACACGGCCATAATCATCGCCTGGCTTGCCAGGCTGAATCCTCTCTCCATCATCCTCGTATCGGTGCTCTTTGCAGGGCTCATGACAAGCGGCGACCTGCTGCAGATGAACCTCGGCGCCGGCGCCGGCCTTGAGGGCGTCATCCAGGGAATCATCCTCTTTTTCATTCTGGCAGGCGGTCTTTTCTGCGAATACAGGATAGTGACAGGTAAGGAGTGA